A DNA window from Castanea sativa cultivar Marrone di Chiusa Pesio chromosome 7, ASM4071231v1 contains the following coding sequences:
- the LOC142643681 gene encoding uncharacterized protein LOC142643681 isoform X3: protein MPKQFKPQLTIQEEMNINKTTISEITKMMWDSDNEIENLKGKQFVFQIQLNGYNLKYGWDFYTVKKRFDSFEETDKVIQLDKMTKAYISDASNECSNNLSTEEDGDCTIFQKLEVQSNVQLTPTSILKENKRPYSETTTKQQRKKIQKTL from the exons ATGCCAAAGCAATTCAAACCACAACTGACAATTCAAGAAGAGATGAACATCAACAAAACAACCATAAgtgaaataacaaaaatgatgtgGGACTCTGAtaatgag ATAGAAAATCTGaaaggaaaacaatttgttttcCAAATACAACTAAATGGTTATAATCTCAAGTATGGATGGGATTTCTACACTGTCAAGAAACGTTTCGACTCTTTTGAAGAAACTGACAAAGTAATTCAGCTTGATAAAATGACAAAA GCTTACATCAGTGATGCTTCAAATGAATGTAGCAACAACTTATCAACTGAAGAAGATGGTGATTGTACAATATTTCAAAAACTTGAGGTTCAAAGTAATGTTCAACTCACACCAACATCTATActgaaggaaaacaaaaggcCATATTCAGAGACTACTACAAAGcaacaaaggaagaagatacaaaaaacactttaa
- the LOC142643681 gene encoding uncharacterized protein LOC142643681 isoform X1, whose protein sequence is MFDCQDIERYRIQLKVKHSSRMATFILFDSKAEKFLNISAKDLLNKFLGIENLKGKQFVFQIQLNGYNLKYGWDFYTVKKRFDSFEETDKVIQLDKMTKAYISDASNECSNNLSTEEDGDCTIFQKLEVQSNVQLTPTSILKENKRPYSETTTKQQRKKIQKTL, encoded by the exons ATGTTTGATTGTCAAGACATTGAAAG GTATAGAATTCAATTAAAGGTTAAACATAGCTCAAGAATGGCCACAttcattttatttgattcaaAAGCAGAAAAATTCCTCAACATATCAGCGAAAGACCTTTTGAACAAATTTTTAGGG ATAGAAAATCTGaaaggaaaacaatttgttttcCAAATACAACTAAATGGTTATAATCTCAAGTATGGATGGGATTTCTACACTGTCAAGAAACGTTTCGACTCTTTTGAAGAAACTGACAAAGTAATTCAGCTTGATAAAATGACAAAA GCTTACATCAGTGATGCTTCAAATGAATGTAGCAACAACTTATCAACTGAAGAAGATGGTGATTGTACAATATTTCAAAAACTTGAGGTTCAAAGTAATGTTCAACTCACACCAACATCTATActgaaggaaaacaaaaggcCATATTCAGAGACTACTACAAAGcaacaaaggaagaagatacaaaaaacactttaa
- the LOC142643681 gene encoding uncharacterized protein LOC142643681 isoform X2, with product MRYRIQLKVKHSSRMATFILFDSKAEKFLNISAKDLLNKFLGIENLKGKQFVFQIQLNGYNLKYGWDFYTVKKRFDSFEETDKVIQLDKMTKAYISDASNECSNNLSTEEDGDCTIFQKLEVQSNVQLTPTSILKENKRPYSETTTKQQRKKIQKTL from the exons atgag GTATAGAATTCAATTAAAGGTTAAACATAGCTCAAGAATGGCCACAttcattttatttgattcaaAAGCAGAAAAATTCCTCAACATATCAGCGAAAGACCTTTTGAACAAATTTTTAGGG ATAGAAAATCTGaaaggaaaacaatttgttttcCAAATACAACTAAATGGTTATAATCTCAAGTATGGATGGGATTTCTACACTGTCAAGAAACGTTTCGACTCTTTTGAAGAAACTGACAAAGTAATTCAGCTTGATAAAATGACAAAA GCTTACATCAGTGATGCTTCAAATGAATGTAGCAACAACTTATCAACTGAAGAAGATGGTGATTGTACAATATTTCAAAAACTTGAGGTTCAAAGTAATGTTCAACTCACACCAACATCTATActgaaggaaaacaaaaggcCATATTCAGAGACTACTACAAAGcaacaaaggaagaagatacaaaaaacactttaa